CAGCAAAAAAATAACTGAAATTTGAGTGCGGCGATTCGGTGCCCAGGTGCATCTGCATTGGGGTGTGAAcggtaaattcaaataaaatagcaaaagaaTCGACATTGAAGATGCTCCAATGCGCTAGGTGCGTGCAAAAAAATTGTGGTGAAATGGCATTTGAGGAGCTCTCAGAAAAAAAAAACTGGTCTCAAAGAAACTATGAAAAAGAACACTTCGGAGCCGATTTTTTTCGTGTGTTTAGAGCTCCTCGAATGTCATTTTGCCCCAAATTTTTGCACGCAGCTAGTGTGTTGGAGCATCTTCGatgccaaataatttcagattgttTTGAACTTTTtactattttttttgaatttactgttcatcaggtgcagatgagcctgggctcaGACGCGGAATCCTAGTGTATACCTTAGATTCATTAGAATCTTTGAGATTGTCAGCATGCTTTGTCACACTCTGCAAGAAAACCATGTGCTTGATGGTCTTTTCCAGTAAAGCATCAATGCTACACTGTTGACAACAAATGACATGAGAATAGCAGTTATTATGCTACAAGTACATGAGCATTTTAAAGTGAAGTGATATCTAAATAAAAAAAAATCACCAAAGGACCATAAAATGCAGAAGTCAAACTAGAGGGTACCTTTGCACCATTAGGTACAAGTTCCCGGAGCTCCTTTATACGATCCTGAATAAGCTGACGGTCTTTTGGCCGGGGCTTAGAACTCTCTCCTGGTCGAGATCTCTTTCGATTTGCCTTGTTTGGTGTATCATGACCTTTGCTGTTTGAGGCTGACACGCTTTCACACTTCATGTTATGTCCACTCTCGATCCAAAGGCGTAACTGAGATTTGTGCATTCCATTGTTTTGGGAAAGACAACAATCCTCGGTCTTCTCTAGGAAACTTGGTTGTTTAACAAAATTTGATACAGCCAACTCATCCTTGACTAGCAAAGGAGGAGCACCAGATGATTCATGTTGCTTCATCACTTTTGAGCCACAATAAGAGCTGCTAGGCATGTCTGTCAATGAAGTCCTGCAAGACGCACTGTCACCAGAGATCTGCTTGCCACCAGGATTGACACTGGAGATAACTGCGTCCAATAATTGGTCACTATCAGTTAGTGAGAAGATTCCAGAAAAGGGGAACTCATCTTCCAGTGCACCAAACACTGGAGAGGTATCGAGATAAACTGAGGATTCAAGTGCATCTTTTCCTGAGCTAGCTGGTTTTGCAGTGTTCCAGGTCGAGTCGCCATCCACATTGCGGCACAGATGAGGAAATTCAGCACCAAATATATCAAACAAATCATTTCCTGCAGTTGGATCCACACGAAGTGAGGAAGATCGCTCACTTGAAATGTCTGGGAGCTTCTGCCGATCCATATTCTTCAAACCTTGTATTCTTACAGCAAAACTGGAGTCATTTACTTCTTTAGCCTTTCTGTTTTGGCAAACACGATCCGAAATATCCACTTGATTATCTTGAGAAAAGTCTGTTTTAAATTCACTAGAAGTTTGAACTTCAGAGCCAGTGGATGGAGCTGCAACAGCATGACATGAGTCTCTTTTGGGACTCCCCATTTTCATAATGAATTGAGCAGATTGGGGGGTTTTATATGAAATAGCCGGTTTGTGCCCTATCATCCCAGAAGTAGAGTTACATCTTTGGTCTAATAGTTGACTTGCTGAGCAGTCGTACAAGTTAGACTTGACTATGCTATTACCTTCAGGAAGAAAATCAAAGTTTCCATGACTGTTTAGAAAATCTAACACCTCACCCCCTCCATGCGATGGAGGCAGGTTCCGGAATGCAAGAGATTTTAGCAGAAGATTTCTGGTATCAGACGCCTCTTCCATGTTTCCCATTCCCAATTGTCCATCATTCATCAACAGTGGATGCTTTTCTGCTGATGTTGAGGTAGAAGAGAGAAAATCTGAGTTAACCACACTGCTTTGTGTGGTGCTTTCAACTCTCCTGTCACAGTAAGGAGTTTGTCGTCTGAACCTCACATCAGGAGCATATAAACTGTGGTCTCTGATAGCTTCACCATTTCTCTGTGCCACCTTAAGCAAGGAAGCTTTTCTTCCTATGTTTACTGATGCACTACTTGAGACTGCTGTCGCATCAGGAATATAGCACTGTTCATAAGTCGCTGGAGAACCACTGAAGGCTTTTGAGCAACCATCTGCAGGGTAGACACTCAGAAGACCATGTGAAGAGCGTGATTGGACCTTCTGGCTAGAATCATTTTTAGCTGAAGTAGATGCAACCATACTTGATCGATTGTTTAACTGAGAACACAGCTTCTTATACTGAAGCACATAAGTTGTATTTTCCATAACCTGTCATAAAATAAGCATTTTATGAGCTCTAACATGTTGGAACCACAAAGACAAGAGCTAAGTCCTAGTTCTAATGGTAAAACGCCAGAGCAAGTCCTCTTGATGTAGTTCTCAAAATGCTAAATAAGTAAATGTATAACAGAGGCAATTATATATCAATTTTTCATTCCAGTTCACCGCTCCAATCACAAGAAGCTTTGGTCTTCCTAGAACCTCACCGCAAATATAGTTTACATAAGGATTCGAAGGACAGAATATTTGCCCAGTCAACTACATAATATTCACAAATTAGTATCACTGTTCTACCTCATGGCCCATACTTAAAAAAAAGAATAATGTTATGACCGGACAGGTCTATACTAGGAAGAGGCCCACCGGgcattagtattaggggcttgtcccgcaagttatcttaggcaagttatcttaggctaaagttataaatactagttgtaagacaccgtttgagatcaagcaataaagatattataatcttctgttgcccggctccccaaggagccggaaccctagccgcctctcccaaccctagccgcgacggcgcccgACCGCCGGCGCGCCCGCTCCAGCCTCCGTCCCCCTCCTCCCTGTCCATACAACCTACGCCGGAGGcctggtaggaaccctagtcctaccaatttggtatccagaGACACCAGGCCGATCATGTCGCTTCCTCCATCACCGCTGCCGCTGCCATCTACCTCCGCCCCACCACTGCTGCTGCCGGCCACCTCCGCGCCGATGACGGCGATCACGTCCGGGACCGTCACCACCACCGCGCCGGCGCCGGTCACCACCACGGCGGATCCGCCCCCGCTCCTCACGCCCGAGGAGATGTCGGGCACCCTGCGGGAGCTCGTCCACGCCATCCGAGGCATCAGCCTCTACCTCGCCGGGCACCAGTCCCCGCCACCgaacgccgccaccaccgcctaTGGGCCGCCGCCGCTACAGTGGCCCGCCCCGGCCTTCCAGGCGCCCTACGGAGGGGCGCCCCCGCCGCCGCTCCTGCTGCCGCACTACCCGGCCGCGGGAACGCCTTGGCCAGCGTGGCCGACCACCGCCGCAGCACTGGGGGGCCCGCCTCAGCAGTCCCTCCCGGCGCCACCGCCGGCCCCCACGACGCAGGCGCCGGTGCAGCCGCACCACcaggcgccgccgccatcgccagcACCACCACCCGCGTCCCGGTCTACTGGTCGGCCCCTGCACCAGGTGCAGTTTCCGTCCTCGCCTTCGCCGATTCCCGCGTGGGCGACCGGCTCGTCTCCGGACCCGGTGTATACTACGGCGCCGGAACACCCGATGCCCTCTCTCCGATTTGATCGTCCCTCCAGCTCGGCGAACTACGCCCCAGAGATACCCGACCCAGCACATGCGCTGCCGTTTACTGCAGCCCCCGTGCACGGTGGTCCGACACCCCCTCGCTTCGCCAAACTAGATTTCGCCACTTACGAcggcacggaggaccccctcaactggctcaaccagtgcgagcagttTTTTCGAGGGCAGCGGACGCTCGCTTCGGATCGCACCTGGCTCGCGTCCTATCATCTCCGAGGCGCGGCGCAGActtggtactacgccctcgagcaggacgagggcggcatgccaccaTGGGAGCGCTCCCGGGAGCTTTGTCTCCTCCGGTTCGGGCCTCCTATCCGCGGGAGCCGATTGGCGGCCTCGGTCGTTTGCCTTTCACATCCACGGTGCAGGACtacgccgaccgcttccaggccctggcatGCCATGCGCCGGGCGTCTCCGCGACTCAGCGCGCCGAGTTATTTGTGGGCGGATTACCAGACCATATCCGCGTGGACGTCGAGCTCCGAGATCCCCCCgacctccagacggccatgtactacgcccgggCCTTCGAGCAGCGGGCTCAGACGCTACAGCAACCGGCCGGCCGGGGCGGCCGCCTTCCCAGTCGACCCGCACCATCACCTGGCCGGCCCCCTCCAGCCTCGGCGACCACCTCTTCGGCCACCACCCGGACCTTCCGTCGGTTGTCCCCGGCCGAGCAGCAGGAGCGTCGCCGTCAGGGCCTCTGCTTCAACTGCGATGAGCCCTACTCGCCGACCCATGTCTGCCCCCGCCTATTTTGCTTGGAGACGGTCGACTACACCGAGGCGGACGACTCGACCGACGAGCCACCACCCGCGGCGGCCGCGGACGCGCCCGCGGATTTTACGGCAACGGCGTGCGTCGTCTCCCTCCACGCTCTTGCCGGCATCCGTGGCGAGCGGACCATGCTGTTACCGGTGACGGTCCATGGCGAGCGGCTGGTGGCCCTGCTGGATACTGGCTCCACCCATAATTTCCTACCCGCGGCGACCATGCGTCGGCTAGCACTGCCGACCACGAGCGGGGAGCGCCTGCGGATCACGGTGGCAAACGGTGATCGCCTCCAGTGTCATGGGCTCGCCCGTGACGTTCCCATCTCCATCTGTGGCGAGCACTTCTCCATTACCTGTGCCGGGATCGACCTcggctgcttcgacttcatcctcgggGTGGACTTCCTCCGGACCCTCGGGCCCATCTTGTGGGACTTCAACGTGCTCACGATGACGTTCTGGCGGCTAGGCCGCCGCATCCGGTGGGACGGCCTTGGGGGCGCCGCGCCGGCCGTGCCACACCTCCAGCTGGCCGCCGCGTCCCAGGAGGCCGAGCACCCCCTGCTGGATCCCCTTCTGCAGCAGCACAGCGATCTCTTCGACGAGCCTCGGGGTCTTCCGCCCGCCCGGGTGTACGACCACCATATTCACCTTGTACCGGGTTCCACCCCCGTGGCGGTTCGGCCCTACCGCTACCCGCAGCTGCAGAAGGATGAGTTGGAGCGACAGTGTGCCCTTATGCTCGCGGCAGGCATCATCCAGATCTCCACGTCGCCCTTCTCCGCACCGGTGCTTCTCGTCCGCAAGACGGACGGCATGTGGcgtttctgcatcgactaccgcgccctGAACGCGCTCACGCTCAAGGACAAGTTCCCTATACCGGTGGTCGACGAGCTCTTGGATGAGCTCCATggggcgcgcttcttcaccaagctcgatctCCGCTCGGGCTATCATCAGGTGCGCATGCATCCAGACGACATCGCCAAGATGGCGTTTCGCACCCACCAtggccacttcgagttcttggtgatgcccttcGGCCTCGCCAACGCCCCGGCGACTTTCCAGGCCCTGATGAACGACGTCCTTCGACCCTACTTACGGCggtttgtgcttgttttctttgatgacattcttatctacagCGCCACCTGGGCCGAGCACCTCCAGCACGTCGCCATTGTCTTAAACGAGCTTCGGGCGCACCACCTCCAccttaagcgctcgaagtgctcgttcgggacACCTACCGTCGCCTACCTCGGCCATGTCATCTCGGCCGACGGGGTGGCGatggacgccgacaaggtggcGGCCGTCTCTGCATGGCCGACGCCTCACTCGCCGCGGGCTCTCCGCGGGTTCCTCGGCCTCGCCGGCTACTATCGGAAATTTATCCGGGAGTTCGGGCTCATCGCGGCGCCCCTCACGCGGTTGCTTCGCCGCGACGCTTTCGCCTGGGACGACGAGGCGACGACGGCGTTCGAGGCCCTCAAAGGGGCCCTCACGACAGGCCCCGTCCTCCAGATGCCCGACTTCGACCGCCGTTTGTGGTGGACTGTGACGCCTCGGGCGCCGGGTTCGGCGCCGTGCTTCATCAAGGCGATGGGCCACTCGCTTTCTTCAGCCGGCCCTTCGCTCCGCGCCATCTTAAGCTGGCGGCATACGAGCGGGAGCTCATTGGCCTCGTACAGGCCGTTCGTCATTGGCAGCCGTACTTGTGGGGACGATCCTTCCACATTCGCACGGACCACTACAGCCTGAAGTTCTTGCTGGACCAACGGCTATCGACCGTGCCGCAGCACCAGTGGATCAGCAAGCTCTTCGGCTTCGACTTCTCCGTCGAGTATCAGCCGGGCCGTCTTAACATCGTGGCCGACGCGCTGTCCCGTCGCGACTCCGACCTCGCTCCCTCCACCGACGAGTCCACCGGGGCGGCCCTGTGCATCCGCTCTGGGCCGACGTTCGGTCTCTTCGCCGACATTCGCCGCGCCACTGCGACGACCGACGATGTCGTCCTTCTTCAGCAGCAGCTCACGGCCGGCAACCTGGAGGAGCCTTGGCGCTTCTCCGACGGACTGCTTCTCCATGGGCGCCGGATCTTTGTTCCGGCGCATGATGATCTCCGTCACCAGGTGTTACAGCTCGCCCACTTGGCGGGTCATGAGGGTGTGCAGAAAACCCTCCCATCGTCTTCGCGCCGACTTCTACATCCCTGGCGATCGCGCCCTGGTCCGCGACTGGGTTCGGTCTTGTCAGACTTGCCAGCGCAACAAGACGGAGACCCTGAGGCCGGCTGGTTTACTTCAGCCTTTGGAGGTGCCGTCTCAGGTTTGGACGGATATatccatggacttcatcgagggccttcccaaggtgggcggcaagtcGGTCATTCTCACAgtggtcgaccgcttctccaagtacGCCCACTTCATCGCGCTCGGCCATCCATACACGGCGGCGTCAGTGGCCAGGGCCTTCTTCGACGGCATCGTCCGTCTCCACGGGTTCCCTGCTTCGATCGTCAGTGATCGGGACCCAGTGTTCACAGGCCATGTCTGGCGCGACCTTTTCAGGATGGCGGGTGTCCAGCTTCGCCTGAGTACGGCGTTTCATCCTCAGACAGATGGTCAGTCTGAGGTGGTTAACAAGGtcattgccatgtatttgcgttgtgtgACAGGTGATCGGCCTCGCGCTTGGGTCGATTGGCTCtcttgggcggagtactgctacaacacctcttaTCACTCCGCCCTGCGCGCGACGCCGTTTGAGGTGGTCTATGGTCGTCCACCCCCGCCTATACTTCCGGTGGACCCGGAGACGGCTCGGACGGAGGTTGCAAGTGGCCTTATCCGCAGTCGTGACGAGATGCTTGCTGAGGTTAGTCAGCGTCTCCTTCAGGCACAGCAGctggccaagcactactacgacgTTCATCATCGCGAGGTGGAGTTTGCGGTGGGTGATTGGGTGTGGCTGCGTCTTCTCCACCGCTCTACGCAGTCACTCGATCCACGTGCGAAGCGCAAGCTCGGCCCTCGCTACGCCGGGCCCTTCCCTATCTTGGAGCGCATTGGGAAGGTGGCCTATCGTCTTCAGCTTCCGGCCCGCGCTcgcatccacgacgtcttccatgttGGGCTGCTCAAGCCTTTCCGTGGCGAGCCACCGGCGGCTCCTCCGGCGCTTCCTCCAATCGCCGATGGTCGCATTCTTCCCGAGCCAGCAAAGGTGTTGCAGGCGCAGCTCCGTCGTGGCGTCTGGTTCGTCCTCATTCAGTGGGCGGGCCTTCCGGAGGAGGAGGCTACTTGGGAGCAGCGTGACGAATTCCGCCAACACTATCCagactttcagctcgaggacgagctgtttgcgcaggcggggagagatgttatgaccggacAAGTCTATACTAGGAAGAGGCCGACCGGgcattagtattaggggcttgtcccgcaagttatcttaggcaagttatcttaggctaaagttataaatactagtGGTAAGACACCGTTTGAGATCAAGCAATAAAGATATTATAATCTTCTGTTGCCCGGCTCCccaaggagccggaaccctagccgcctctcccaaccctagccgcgacggcgcccgACCGCCGGCGCGCCCGCTCCAGCCTCCGTCCCCCTCCTCCCTGTCCATACAACCTACGCCGGAGGcctggtaggaaccctagtcctaccaaaTAAACTTCAAGACATGTTGTGGGATATGTATGCTGATATGCATTGTCAAAAGCAGGGCATCTTACCACACTAGTAGAGCCTAGCTGTAGTACACCACGTGGTAACACAGGAATTATTGCAATAGTCTGCGCAACAACCGAACAAGTATAAATTATTAAGAGATCAGAAGTTAAAAAGTCAGTAAATAATCTACCATGCAAGGGCGAAATTCTACTAACCTGAATGCCAGCTCTGAACTGATGATTCATCTCAGCAGCAACCTATCACCACCAGAAGACAACAGCTTATTGTTCCATTATGAAAGGGCACATAACAATTGGGGATAACCAAAACAGCCAGAGCAACAGATAAAATCAAATTGCATTGTTATTAAAAGAAAATTAGAAATCATTATGGAAAAAGATCATGGTTAGCTCAAGCCTGTGTGGCAAATCATGTTAAGTTGTTAACGAGAAACTCTACATGATTTCCACTTGTTCAAATACCATTTGTGTGCTTTTGCAACTAGCTTATCAAGTGACCACTTATGTGGCAGAACAATAGATCAAACTCACTACAAGCCAAAATTTCAACACAGAAGGAACAAATATGTGAGGAAAAAATAACCCCACAAGGATTGTTGCGATGACATAAATTCCTGGACAGCATGCTATTAATGACACAGCAGCAAAAATGAACCAGACAAAACTGAATTAGGGCTACAGGCATGTTTGGTTCATAgctactttgccacaactaaacttAGGCAAACTGTGgatgccacaaaaaatgtggcgaacaaaatggccaccacaagtgtggcaagatttggcaaataaatgagtctatgacatgtggaccatgtagttagaaaagtgtggcaagccataagtgtggcaatgaaccaaacacatgcctaaggtTTTGTGGCACGACTAATGTTaggtgtggcaaccttaggctACAAACCAAACATGCCCTATATTTATATCAGTTCACGAGAACGAAGAAGAAGAATTTATACCTCGGATCTGAGCCTGTGATCATTGGTAGTATCATGGATAATCCACTGATGACTCCCAGTAAAAGCAGCACGGCCGATGGTACTGAAAAAACAGAAAATGTAGCATCTATCCATCAATAAAAGAAATCAACCAAGAACATTGTGCTAGCTAGTAACAAACAAATGATGTTCCCGGTTCTTCCTTACCC
Above is a window of Triticum dicoccoides isolate Atlit2015 ecotype Zavitan chromosome 5B, WEW_v2.0, whole genome shotgun sequence DNA encoding:
- the LOC119308212 gene encoding transcription factor LHW-like, whose translation is MAVGEALRRLCEEVGWSYAVFWKAIGAADPVHLVWEDGYCGHASCPTGSEASEVGCESGGTVCALVRKVMASQVHIVGEGTIGRAAFTGSHQWIIHDTTNDHRLRSEVAAEMNHQFRAGIQTIAIIPVLPRGVLQLGSTSVVMENTTYVLQYKKLCSQLNNRSSMVASTSAKNDSSQKVQSRSSHGLLSVYPADGCSKAFSGSPATYEQCYIPDATAVSSSASVNIGRKASLLKVAQRNGEAIRDHSLYAPDVRFRRQTPYCDRRVESTTQSSVVNSDFLSSTSTSAEKHPLLMNDGQLGMGNMEEASDTRNLLLKSLAFRNLPPSHGGGEVLDFLNSHGNFDFLPEGNSIVKSNLYDCSASQLLDQRCNSTSGMIGHKPAISYKTPQSAQFIMKMGSPKRDSCHAVAAPSTGSEVQTSSEFKTDFSQDNQVDISDRVCQNRKAKEVNDSSFAVRIQGLKNMDRQKLPDISSERSSSLRVDPTAGNDLFDIFGAEFPHLCRNVDGDSTWNTAKPASSGKDALESSVYLDTSPVFGALEDEFPFSGIFSLTDSDQLLDAVISSVNPGGKQISGDSASCRTSLTDMPSSSYCGSKVMKQHESSGAPPLLVKDELAVSNFVKQPSFLEKTEDCCLSQNNGMHKSQLRLWIESGHNMKCESVSASNSKGHDTPNKANRKRSRPGESSKPRPKDRQLIQDRIKELRELVPNGAKCSIDALLEKTIKHMVFLQSVTKHADNLKDSNESKILSGDNGPLWKDYFEGGATWAFNVGSQSMTCPIIVEDLDRPRQMLVEMICDDRGIFLEIADFIKGLGLTILRGVMEARKNKIWARFTVEANRDVTRMEIFLSLVRLLEPSCDGSGSGENQENGKMPLGIAQHQIIPATGHLR